Genomic DNA from Paenibacillus borealis:
GTGGTTGGCGAAGTATCGGCGGTGAAGGCCGGCAGGGCATAGATTTTACCATCCGGATTCTGCTTCTCGAAGGCAACATTGAACGGCTTGAAGTGATTGTCTACATATTTGGACAGATGCTCTGTATTCTTGATCAAGTCCGTAAGATCCATAATCATCCCCGCCGGAATTAATTCCTCGAGCTGGCTGTTCTCAATAATCAGAAGATCCCCGAGGTCACCGGATGCTGATCTGGTCTTGTACAGCTGATCGCCGGCCACCTGTGGAGCCAGAATGTTCAGCGTGATATTGAACTTGTCTTTCAGCAGTTTACCGTACCACCCGGTCTGCTCCCCCTGATAGTTAGCTGCGTTGTCGAATACCGTAAGGGTCAAAGGTTTGCTGTGATCAATACCGCCAGCGCCCGGATCGGATGACTCAGCAGGTGTTCCTGGTTCGGCCGTCCCCGCTGCAGCACCCCCATTGTTGGAATTCCCGCTGCACCCACTTAGTACCGTTGTTATCAGCAGAATAGTCGTTCCGAGTACCAATGCGGACTTTCTTCCCAGCTTAATGTGTGTTCTCATGTGTAGCCCCCCGAATGATTAATGTATCATAATGGCGCAGGCGTATTAGCCTTTGACTGCCCCGATTATAATTCCTTTGACGAAAAATCTCTGGAAGATCGGATATACCAGCAGAATAGGAGCGACCACGATAATGGTAACCGTCATGCGGATGGAGGTAGAGGTCTGCTTGGTCGCCAGAGTTGCCATCGCCGTTGAGCCGGCATTCTGCAGATTGACCATAGTGGACAAGGAGCTAGCCTGATTGATGTAGTTATACAGAATGAACTGCAGGCTGTACAATTTGCTGTCCGTCACCAGCAGCAGCGTATCCTGGAAGGAGTTCCACTGGTTGACTGCCGAGAAGATGGCAACGGTTGCGAGGATCGGCTTACTGATCGGCAGAATGACTTTATAGAAAATGGTGAAGATTCCTGCACCGTCAATGCTTGCCGCCTGCTGCAGCTCCTTCGGTGTGGCTTCCACGAAGGTTTTGACCAGGATAATGAAGAATGGAGCTACAACCGACGGAAGAATATACGCCAGGAAGTTGTCCGTCAGATGCAGGGATCTCATGGTCAGATACCACGGAATGATCCCGGCGTTGAAGAACATCGTGATGATGGTGAAGCGGTACCAGAATTTCTTGCCCCACATGTCCTCCTGCGCAAACATGAATCCCAGGAAGGCAGAGGCGCCGACCGTGAGGAGGGTACCTATTACCGTTCTGCCCAGCGAAATGACAAAGGCATTGCCGAGGCCCGGTATTTTGAATACATCGACATAGTTCTGGAAATGAATCCCCTTAGGCCAGAAGATAATCTCACCCTTGGCACTGAGATCGTTCGCGCTGATGGTATTGATGATGATCGAATAGAACGGATAGACGCAAATGAAGGCGAAGAGGGAGAACAGGATATAGATGACGGTGGAAATGATTTTGTCGGTAGCGCTGACCTGCATTTTGACCGTTTTGGAGATGTCTATATCCCGGCTGTTTGGCGTAAAACCAGTCTGGCTGTCACTCATACGATGCCCTCCCCTCTCAATAATTTGGACAGTCCGTTTACCGAAAAGAGAAGCACCACACTAATCAGGCTCTTCAGCATACTGATGGCTACGGAGACGGAATAACTGCCGCCGCCCATGGCGAGGTTATACACATATAGGTCTAATACCTGAATTGTGTCCTTGTTAAAAGCATTCTGGAAGACGAAGTACTGCTCCAGTCCATTGTTCAGGAAGCTGGCAATCTGGAGCATCAGCAGGACGAAATAAGTCGGCATCATGCTTGGCAATACGACATGCCGGATCACCTGCATCCGGGTTGCACCGTCCACATAAGCTGCTTCATACAGCGACTCGTCAATGCCCATAATGGCGGCGATATACAGGATCGCTGACCAGCCGAGTGTCTTCCAGGTTGCCCAGAACCACATGGTAAGCCAGACATGATCCGAGCTCTGCAGGAAAAGAACCGGAGAATCGGACAGCCCCGTCATGTGGAGGAAGCCGTTGACCATACCTTCACTGGAGAACATGGAGAAGGCTAGGGAGTAGACGAGCACCCAGCTGATAAAGTTAGGCAGAGTGGTTACGGTCTGAATGAATTTACGGAACCGGACAGCCTTGATCTCTGTCAGGAAGATGGCGAAGAGCATAGGGAGCCAGGAGAAGAGAATGCCCAGTCCGCTGATGCCGAAGGTGTTCTTGATGACCTGAAGCAGCTGATCAATCTTAACCTGATTCTCGACCAGAGAGTGAAACCATTTGAAGCCGACAAACGGCGATTGGGACAACGGAATGGGAGGGGTATAGTCAAAGAAGGCATACACCCATCCGTAGAGCGGGTAATACGCAAAGACAGCAAGTAAAACCATAAAGGGCGAAATGTAAAGAAATTTCCGGAAGGAATTGCTTCTTATGCTCTGGCTGCGCATTGTTTCACTCCTCTTCGTATTCTCTTTGTATAATTGCCTCGTTGAAGCTTTCCAGATCTGCTATTCCTGGTAGTGTAAGTCTGTCGGTCATCCCCCTTTTTCAAAAGCAATTTCAACGGCCCCGGGGAGTGCGCTGTTCGTTGTGTCCCCTATGGTTTCCCCAACCCTTCTATATTGATAACGCTTTCATATATGAAATCTATAATAAATTATCGTCTACCTACTAACAATGACCGATCCTCACCACTTATTGATCTATTATCAGGTGAAATCTGGATAGGAGCTTGAACATGTCCTCCCCGCAAAAGAAGTGGAAAAAGGACACTTAGTTTTCTCGAATGATTCGATTTAAGATCATTAGGTGGAAAAAGTACAACTAAATAATCCAATATCCTGGTTTGTGGCATAAACAGGATAATTAAGTGCCGTTTTTCCACTTACTACCGGGAGGTAGAGTTACATCATATAATTAGTTGTACAATTTCCACTTACGTTCCATGCCTGCCACTACTCAGAAGAACATATCGCCCCACCCCCTATTACTCAGAAGAACTTTTCGCACCTGCACCTCCACTACCCAGAAGAACACACCGCACCTACGCCTGCCCCAGAACACACCAAACGGCTCGTTCACGGGTCAGCCTGTTCTGCAATCCCTTGATTTCCATGCTTAAGAAAAGCAACATACGTCGATATGAAAGCAACATCAAGCTATAGATTACAAGGATTGTGTGTGATTAAATACATAAAGAATACAGCATTTGCTCTTAAACCAACATTTGCGATGATGCGAAAGGATGAATACTAATCATGGACAAACAACTAATGGACAAACAACAACAACTCGGCTTAACGCCTCCGATGGGCTGGAATTCATGGAACACCTTCACCTGGGATATTAACGAGCAGTTAATCCGGGAAGCTGCCGATACCCTGGTGGCAGACGGCTACAAGGATGCGGGATATGATTACATTGTCATTGACGACTGCTGGAGCCTGAAAGAACGGGACAAGGATGGCAAGCTGGTTGCCGATCCGGTCAAATTCCCGAGCGGAATGAAGGCGCTTGCAGATTATATTCATTCCAAGGGCTTGAAGTTCGGCATGTACTCTTGTGTAGGCACCCATACCTGCGCTGGGTATCCGGGGAGCTTCGAGCATGAATTCCAGGATGCGGAATCACTGGCTGAATGGGGCGTGGATTTTCTCAAGTATGACTATTGCTTCAAGCCTAGACATATGTCGGGAGAGCTGCTGTACAAGCGGATGAGTCTCGCACTTAAGAACTGCGGAAGAGACATTCTGTTCTCCGCGTGCAACTGGGGCGAGGACAACGTCTATCAGTGGATTCGTGAATCCGGCGCGCATATGTACCGCTCTACGGGTGATATCCAGGACAGCTGGGAATCCATCAAGACCCTGGCTCTGTCGCAGCTGGATAAAGCCGCCTACACCGGGGCCTACTGCCATAATGATCTGGATATGCTGGTTGTCGGCATGTACGGAGGCAGCAACAGCGACTTCATCGGCAGTCAGATCGGCGGCTGCACGGATGTGGAGTACAAGACCCACTTCTCACTGTGGAGCCTGCTGGGTTCTCCGCTGATGATCGGCAGCGATATCCGCAAGGCCAACGAGGCTACCAGGAATATTCTGCTGAACCCGGATCTGATTGCGATCAATCAGGATGTGGAGAGCCGCGGGGCTTACCGCATCAAGCCGGAGCCCCAGTGGTTCCATGCAGATGATGTGTTCATGCTGGTAAAAGTATTGTCGGACGGAGACCTTGCGATCGGCTTCTTCAACCTGAGCGATGGACAAAGAGAAATGTCGCTGCAATTCTGGGATTTCGGACTTCCGTATGCCTCCGGCAAATCGCTGTCCCTGTATGACTGCTGGGAGCATAAAGAGCTTGGCGTATTCAGAGAAAGATATGCTCCGGTCGTTGCAGCCCATGATTGTCTGATTGTGCGGGCTAAATTGGTGTAGAGAAGAGTGTGAACATGAATAGAACATGCAGACAATGCGGTGTTCCCCTGATGACGGATGATGTGGCGATTTACCTGAAGCTGGTCACTCGCAATGCCCAGGATTTCCTGTGTATCGATTGTCTTGGCGAGCAGCTCAAATGCGGGCGCGAGCCGATTGAGCGGCTGATCAAGTACTTCAGGGAGTCGGGGAAATGTGTGTTGTTCCGTTAAAACGCGTTACCTCCGCTGCTTTATGTTTATCTATATAGCGAGAGAGTGTAAAGTGGAAGGGAAAGGGTGGATGGGGCAAATGGTTAAATACAGAACGGCAGCTCCGCATGAGCGCGAGGAATACATAGATTTGGCCAACCTGGCATTCCGCTTTGATTTTGAAATCCTGATGCCCAAGGCTTATGACAAAAGTGTAGATTCTTCGGCCATGCATAAGATTGCTGAGGATGAGCAGGGCAGGCTGCGCGCACTGGTGGCTGTGTTCCCCGAGTCTCTACGGGTAGGTGAGGATACGCTGCGGACCGGATATCTGGGTACCGTATCGGTCCATCCGCGTGCGCGCGGCGAAGGGCATATGAAAGCGCTTATGAATCTGTGGCTTGAAGAGCTGCGGGGTACATGCGATATGGTTGTATTATATGGGCAGCGGCAGAGATATGAGTATTTCGGCTTCACGCTTGGCGGTGTCAAGTTCAAGTATACTGTGGCAGAAGCCAATGTGCGCCATAGCTTAAGAGAGGTGGATGACACCGGTATATCCTTCAGCCCGTTATTTGAGATTGAAGGAGGAGCAGAATTTGCGCATAACATGAACACCTCGCGGCTTGCTTATGTTGAACGTAACTTAGAGCAATTGCCGCTTATTTTCAGCACACTCTGTCAAAAGGCGCTTGGCGTTCTGGATCAGGGTAAGCTGATCGGGTATCTGGTTGTCAACGAAGCGGGCGATGATATAGCTGAATTCGCGCTAAAGAAGGCGGACGATATTCTGCGGACGCTTAAGGCATACATGGCCTATAGCAGAGCAGGGCGAATAACGATGTACGCGCCGGAATATGACATCCCGCTGAATAAGGCTCTTGGCTTCTTTGCGGAAGACTTTGTGATCGAGAACTCGGATATGTATCATATTCTGGATTTCGCCAATGTCCTGAAGGCTTACCTCACGCTGAAGTCCAAGACCACCGGGATTGTTCCGGGAGAATTCTCCGCAGTGATGGACGGTCAGCCGGTGACGGCGCGGGTGGACGAAGAGGGCGTGAGCGTCGAGCGGTCTGCCAAGCCGGGAGCTGTGGTCCTGGACAGGCTGGAGGCTCAGACGCTTCTGCTTACCCAGCATGGCCGTTATATGGCAGTGGATGCGCCCGCAGGCTGGTTCCCGCTGCCGCTGTTCTGGTACAAGATTGATAAATTCTGAGTAATCCCATGTTATACAATAGAGCAACGCAAGCCTTCTACTCCGGGAGGCTTGCGTTTTTTTTGGCGTATCTTCCAGGCGAGATTCCGGTAATCTTGGTGAAACTGCGGATGAAGTTGGCATAATCGCTGAAGCCCGAAAGCTCACAAGCTTCGGCGACTGAGTTGCCGGCAGACAGGTGGCTTTTGGCCAGCGATATGCGCTGATCGATTATGTAGGAGCGTATCGTAAGTCCGGTATGCTCCCTGAACAGCCGGCTTATATATTTGCCGCTGTAATGAAACTCCTGCTCCAGCTGCTCTGAGGAGATAGCTTCGGCCAGATGCTCCTTGATGTAGGTCATCGTATGGCTAACCAGCTCCGGCATAAGA
This window encodes:
- a CDS encoding GNAT family N-acetyltransferase — translated: MVKYRTAAPHEREEYIDLANLAFRFDFEILMPKAYDKSVDSSAMHKIAEDEQGRLRALVAVFPESLRVGEDTLRTGYLGTVSVHPRARGEGHMKALMNLWLEELRGTCDMVVLYGQRQRYEYFGFTLGGVKFKYTVAEANVRHSLREVDDTGISFSPLFEIEGGAEFAHNMNTSRLAYVERNLEQLPLIFSTLCQKALGVLDQGKLIGYLVVNEAGDDIAEFALKKADDILRTLKAYMAYSRAGRITMYAPEYDIPLNKALGFFAEDFVIENSDMYHILDFANVLKAYLTLKSKTTGIVPGEFSAVMDGQPVTARVDEEGVSVERSAKPGAVVLDRLEAQTLLLTQHGRYMAVDAPAGWFPLPLFWYKIDKF
- a CDS encoding glycoside hydrolase family 27 protein; the protein is MDKQLMDKQQQLGLTPPMGWNSWNTFTWDINEQLIREAADTLVADGYKDAGYDYIVIDDCWSLKERDKDGKLVADPVKFPSGMKALADYIHSKGLKFGMYSCVGTHTCAGYPGSFEHEFQDAESLAEWGVDFLKYDYCFKPRHMSGELLYKRMSLALKNCGRDILFSACNWGEDNVYQWIRESGAHMYRSTGDIQDSWESIKTLALSQLDKAAYTGAYCHNDLDMLVVGMYGGSNSDFIGSQIGGCTDVEYKTHFSLWSLLGSPLMIGSDIRKANEATRNILLNPDLIAINQDVESRGAYRIKPEPQWFHADDVFMLVKVLSDGDLAIGFFNLSDGQREMSLQFWDFGLPYASGKSLSLYDCWEHKELGVFRERYAPVVAAHDCLIVRAKLV
- a CDS encoding ABC transporter permease subunit, whose protein sequence is MVLLAVFAYYPLYGWVYAFFDYTPPIPLSQSPFVGFKWFHSLVENQVKIDQLLQVIKNTFGISGLGILFSWLPMLFAIFLTEIKAVRFRKFIQTVTTLPNFISWVLVYSLAFSMFSSEGMVNGFLHMTGLSDSPVLFLQSSDHVWLTMWFWATWKTLGWSAILYIAAIMGIDESLYEAAYVDGATRMQVIRHVVLPSMMPTYFVLLMLQIASFLNNGLEQYFVFQNAFNKDTIQVLDLYVYNLAMGGGSYSVSVAISMLKSLISVVLLFSVNGLSKLLRGEGIV
- a CDS encoding carbohydrate ABC transporter permease is translated as MSDSQTGFTPNSRDIDISKTVKMQVSATDKIISTVIYILFSLFAFICVYPFYSIIINTISANDLSAKGEIIFWPKGIHFQNYVDVFKIPGLGNAFVISLGRTVIGTLLTVGASAFLGFMFAQEDMWGKKFWYRFTIITMFFNAGIIPWYLTMRSLHLTDNFLAYILPSVVAPFFIILVKTFVEATPKELQQAASIDGAGIFTIFYKVILPISKPILATVAIFSAVNQWNSFQDTLLLVTDSKLYSLQFILYNYINQASSLSTMVNLQNAGSTAMATLATKQTSTSIRMTVTIIVVAPILLVYPIFQRFFVKGIIIGAVKG